A DNA window from Ictalurus punctatus breed USDA103 chromosome 11, Coco_2.0, whole genome shotgun sequence contains the following coding sequences:
- the dzip1l gene encoding cilium assembly protein DZIP1L, whose translation MPGQISPTSPSWSASIPTQPFHFRLRIEPIDWRRMAALDVDRVERETDINVLQELISAVTFCAVEGERCPQCRCPTDTTLLKVLRMSQLSTEYLLHCQDYLSSQVAVLQERLQGALSQALREEEERARLDKELQEVKLESRRRKKLIATQQLLLQSSANNYHKCHFCEKSFVNYSYLQSHVERRHPEITEAERQKKMQVEQMKDGLEELKEKLRLTQSQLEAEREADAYRRQQELEEQRRREASDREIIERCKEEEKRTFQDEIDGLRQLLHQEFELIKTKSISIEAKLHELESRERNMSNLRGEDEFEKEQKWIRERELKEQMVQKKNKWKMKIKELQNRHQQEKEELESENIRLQKALSVEESTSSSVHSLKQQVLSLSSQLRQRDTLIQSQKKKIKKLMYRSLSEPLPIMAVQNSLDKEGDDEKEEIEELVSARVEPVRRIPAQRKNFRSIVKKRLQKRLEKMGLRKGTKGISTQSLKSLIYERGQTFRSQSQLQDLRNNLEDKLKQRVRELQMSQGKSTPNTHMLARKMRRSPVMEQSPRRRQYSPRNSLQNHEIHQPPTAAPRSKAPSLTPILPAQQKKSSTPPFSSEQEDDDESGKDSAYITSSRDKPSTSVHLTPTKEQQIVEHELNWSDSDDSDDSYTQKPQQAFSTHGSVVQTLTRSLEKQMSSSITNPVGGIRVLPPASQPSPRPTIIKQQAVSEEESDVDLSSIEELTAPPTAGRRSSDAGVTSGTSVWSSAASRAGAW comes from the exons ATGCCAGGACAGATCTCCCCAACCTCTCCTTCCTGGAGTGCCTCTATCCCCACTCAGCCGTTCCACTTCCGTCTCCGCATTGAGCCGATTGACTGGAGGCGTATGGCAGCGCTGGACGTGGACCGtgtggagagagaaacagatataAATGTGCTGCAGGAGCTCATCAGCGCTGTGACTTTCTGTGCGGTGGAGGGCGAGCGGTGTCCACAGTGCCGTTGTCCAACCGACACAACGCTGCTGAAAGTTCTGCGCATGTCACAGCTCAGCACAGAGTACCTGCTACACTGCCAGGACTATCTGAGTTCACAGGTGGCAGTGCTGCAGGAGCGGCTGCAGGGGGCGCTGTCTCAGGCACTCCGTGAGGAAGAGGAGCGAGCACGACTCGACAAAGAGCTGCAGGAAGTCAAGCTGGAGAGCCGGCGCAGGAAGAAGCTCATCGCCACTCAACAGCTCCTCCTGCAGTCCAGTGCCAATAATTACCACAAG TGCCACTTCTGTGAAAAATCTTTCGTCAATTATTCTTACTTACAATCTCATGTTGAGCGCAGGCATCCTGAGATCACTGAAGCAG AGAGACAGAAGAAGATGCAGGTGGAGCAGATGAAGGATGGGTTGGAGGAGCTGAAGGAGAAACTGAGACTGACTCAGAGTCAACTcgaagcagagagagaggcagatgcGTATCGGAGACAGCAG GAGCTGGAGGAGCAGCGGAGAAGAGAGGCATCAGACCGGGAGATAATTGAGCGATGCAAAGAAGAGGAGAAGCGGACATTTCAAGATGAAATTGACGGCCTGAGACAGCTTCTTCACCAGGAGTTTGAACTAATTAAAACCAAGAGCATCTCCATAGAGGCT aaACTGCATGAGctggagagcagagagagaaacatgtcTAATCTAAGGGGTGAGGATGAATTTGAGAAAGAACAAAAGtggatcagagagagagagctgaaggaGCAGATGGTTCAAAAG AAGAATAAATGgaagatgaaaataaaagaGCTGCAGAACAGACACCAGCAGGAGAAAGAGGAG CTGGAAAGTGAAAATATCAGGCTGCAGAAGGCCTTGTCAGTGGAGGAAAGCACTAGTTCTAGTGTGCACTCGCTGAAGCAgcaggttctctctctctcctctcagctcagacagagagacacactcattcagtcCCAGAAAAAGAAG ATAAAGAAGCTGATGTACAGATCACTGTCAG agCCACTTCCGATAATGGCTGTTCAGAACTCTCTAGACAAAGAAGGAGATGATGAAAAGGAAGAGA TTGAAGAGTTAGTGTCAGCCCGAGTGGAACCAGTGAGAAGAATCCCAGCGCAGAGGAAGAATTTCAGATCCATCGTGAAGAAAAGACTGCAGAAGAGGCTGGAGAAGATGGGACTAAGAAAG GGCACTAAGGGAATCTCTACTCAGTCCCTGAAGAGTCTAATCTATGAGCGAGGACAGACATTTAGGAGTCAGTCACAATTACAGGATTTGAGAAACAACCTAGAGGACAAGCTAAAGCAAAGAGTGAGGGAGCTGCAGATGAGCCAGGGAAAATCtacacctaacacacacatgctgg ctaGAAAGATGCGTCGTAGTCCAGTCATGGAACAGAGCCCTAGACGCAGACAGTACAGTCCCAGAAACTCCCTACAGAATCATGAGATTCATCAGCCTCCTACAGCTGCACCACGCTCCAAAGCTCCTTCACTCACACCGATTCTACCAGCACAGCAAAAGAAGAGCAG TACTCCACCCTTCAGCTCAGAACAGGAAGATGACGACGAGTCAGGCAAGGACAGCGCCTACATCACCAGCTCTCGGGACAAACCGTCCACCTCtgttcacctcacaccaacAAAGGAACAGCAGATAGTAGAACATGAGCTCAACTGGTCAGACAGCGATGATTCAGATGACTCTTACACACAAAAGCCACAACAGGCTTTTAGTACACatg GTTCAGTTGTTCAAACGCTGACAAGGAGTTTAGAAAAACAGATGAGCAGCAGCATCACAAATCCTGTAGGAGGAATACGAGTCTTGCCTCCAGCCTCTCAGCCTTCACCTCGACCCACCATCATCAAACAACAGGCg GTGTCTGAGGAAGAGAGTGATGTGGACTTGTCCTCCATCGAGGAGCTCACTGCTCCACCCACAGCCGGGCGCAGGAGCTCAGATGCGGGTGTCACCTCAGGCACTAGTGTATGGAGTTCAGCTGCTAGCAGAGCAGGAGCATGGTGA